A single region of the Halorussus salinus genome encodes:
- a CDS encoding lysylphosphatidylglycerol synthase domain-containing protein: MRRVARFLVGVALGGGAFAAYLWFVGVDSVVERATAIAPWAIPVVVALVVAEGLADGIGVWASVKPLGRGLSPRQAVQFALAGDFFDTLSPAGPVSSEPIMARFIGVTTGTTYSEALGVRGVAKYVKSGSQILVSTLLAVLLLLGTPDARFVVVTLGGSLVGLVAVGGLVVRLREQLSGALVALVGPVVRLISSLYRETPHDRSAVEEALDRFWSRVVQFRDAPRLLALVGVGGVFEQLLTASALWVALAGTGTPVALLPIVALMPLPQVASVVPVPASIGAYDVLLGGALVVVTGAPASAAAAAVLVVRTVSLPFGLSAGGLSVAFLRGWSPRA, encoded by the coding sequence ATGCGTCGAGTAGCCCGCTTTCTCGTCGGGGTCGCGCTCGGCGGCGGCGCGTTCGCGGCGTACCTCTGGTTCGTCGGCGTGGACAGCGTCGTCGAGCGAGCGACCGCCATCGCGCCGTGGGCGATTCCCGTCGTGGTCGCGCTCGTCGTCGCGGAGGGACTGGCCGACGGCATCGGCGTCTGGGCCTCGGTGAAGCCGCTCGGTCGGGGACTCTCTCCTCGGCAGGCCGTCCAGTTCGCGCTCGCGGGTGACTTCTTCGACACGCTGAGTCCCGCCGGACCGGTCAGTTCCGAACCCATCATGGCGCGCTTCATCGGCGTCACGACCGGGACGACCTACAGCGAGGCGCTCGGGGTCCGGGGCGTCGCCAAGTACGTCAAATCGGGGAGCCAAATCCTCGTCTCGACCCTCCTCGCGGTCCTTCTCCTGCTGGGCACGCCCGACGCGCGGTTCGTCGTCGTCACGTTGGGCGGGTCGCTGGTCGGTCTCGTCGCGGTCGGCGGCCTCGTCGTCCGGTTGCGCGAGCAGTTGTCGGGCGCACTGGTCGCACTCGTCGGGCCGGTCGTCCGCCTGATTTCGTCGCTCTACCGCGAGACACCCCACGACCGGTCGGCGGTCGAGGAGGCCCTCGACCGGTTCTGGTCGCGGGTCGTCCAGTTCCGGGACGCGCCGCGACTGCTCGCGCTGGTCGGTGTCGGGGGCGTCTTCGAACAACTGCTGACCGCGAGCGCGCTCTGGGTCGCGCTCGCCGGAACCGGGACGCCGGTCGCCCTCCTCCCCATCGTCGCGCTGATGCCACTCCCGCAGGTCGCCAGCGTCGTGCCGGTCCCGGCGAGCATCGGCGCGTACGACGTGCTTCTCGGCGGCGCGCTCGTCGTCGTCACCGGCGCACCGGCCTCGGCGGCCGCCGCCGCGGTGCTGGTCGTCCGGACCGTCAGCCTGCCGTTCGGCCTCTCGGCGGGCGGCCTCTCGGTCGCGTTCCTGCGCGGGTGGTCTCCTCGGGCGTGA
- a CDS encoding metal-dependent hydrolase, protein MNLTWYGHSTWHVEVDDTELLIDPFFDNPKTETDPEELDPDYLLLTHGHADHIGDVDRYEGTKLVATPEVVEYCRDEFGDFEAVGGMGMNLGGTVECDDAFVTMVRADHTNGMDTSYGTSGGMPGGFVISDTKPTQVSDEESRTFYHAGDTSLQTEMRDVIGPYLEPDAAAVPIGDHFTMGPMQAAIAVDWVDADYAFPMHYDTFPPIEQDPEDFRNEVKGTGSDAEVRILEGEEAFDLADELDY, encoded by the coding sequence ATGAATCTCACTTGGTACGGCCATTCGACGTGGCACGTCGAGGTAGACGACACCGAGTTGCTCATCGACCCCTTCTTCGACAACCCGAAAACGGAGACCGACCCCGAGGAGCTAGACCCGGACTACCTCCTGCTCACGCACGGCCACGCCGACCACATCGGCGACGTGGACCGCTACGAGGGCACGAAACTGGTCGCCACGCCCGAAGTCGTGGAGTACTGCCGCGACGAGTTCGGCGACTTCGAGGCGGTCGGCGGGATGGGGATGAACCTCGGCGGGACCGTCGAGTGCGACGACGCCTTCGTCACGATGGTCCGGGCCGACCACACCAACGGGATGGACACCAGCTACGGCACCTCCGGGGGCATGCCCGGTGGCTTCGTCATCAGTGACACCAAGCCGACGCAGGTCAGCGACGAGGAGAGCCGGACCTTCTACCACGCTGGGGACACCTCGCTCCAGACGGAGATGCGCGACGTAATCGGCCCGTACCTCGAACCCGACGCCGCCGCGGTGCCCATCGGCGACCACTTCACGATGGGACCGATGCAGGCCGCCATCGCGGTCGATTGGGTGGACGCCGACTACGCCTTCCCGATGCACTACGACACGTTCCCGCCCATCGAGCAGGACCCCGAGGACTTCCGGAACGAAGTCAAGGGCACCGGTAGCGACGCCGAGGTCCGGATTCTAGAGGGCGAGGAGGCGTTCGACCTCGCCGACGAACTGGACTACTGA
- a CDS encoding gluconate 2-dehydrogenase subunit 3 family protein: MELTRRDALAALAAGGVAVGTGALLEGNPFADGRGASSTDAAPEERMASLLAVAEVVYPTELSGVEEFVRTYALGRVEERPDYREGMVEALDTLDEYSKSWFDDDFRALDAETRATLLDQMGVDTASPAPEGADADRVRYYLVNELLYALYSSPTGGKLVGIENPQGHPGGATSYQRGPREGGDSR, translated from the coding sequence ATGGAACTGACTCGCCGGGACGCGCTGGCCGCGCTGGCCGCTGGCGGCGTCGCGGTCGGCACCGGGGCGCTGTTGGAGGGCAACCCCTTCGCCGACGGCCGAGGAGCCTCCTCGACCGACGCCGCTCCCGAGGAGCGCATGGCGTCGCTCCTCGCGGTCGCCGAGGTGGTCTACCCCACCGAACTCTCGGGCGTCGAGGAGTTCGTCCGGACGTACGCGCTCGGTCGGGTCGAGGAGCGCCCGGACTACCGCGAGGGGATGGTCGAGGCGCTCGACACGCTCGACGAGTACTCGAAGTCGTGGTTCGACGACGACTTCCGAGCGTTGGACGCCGAGACGCGCGCGACGCTCCTCGACCAGATGGGCGTCGATACGGCGAGTCCGGCCCCCGAGGGCGCGGACGCCGACCGCGTGCGCTACTATCTGGTCAACGAACTGCTGTACGCGCTGTACTCCTCGCCGACCGGCGGAAAGCTGGTCGGCATCGAGAACCCGCAGGGCCACCCCGGCGGCGCTACGAGCTATCAGCGCGGCCCGAGAGAAGGTGGGGATTCGAGATGA
- a CDS encoding GMC family oxidoreductase, whose translation MTDRTPSEGADVCIVGAGPAGALAAHRLAEEGHDVVILEAGERFDFEDRQRRMERAIRPAHGPLSVWEMGGERDRFSSAGEWFYPLNAARVKGVGGTTLHWQGMVMRFHEEDFASWPIDYDDLRPYYAEAERALGVAGAADNPYAPPRDEPYPLPAFPPSYSDSIFAEACERLGVTMHSVPNARNSEGYDDRSACVGYGTCKPVCPSGAKYSADHHVEKAEESGVRVVTRAPVQRLEHDDAGERVTAAVYATPDGETHRQAAREFVLAAGGVEIPRLLLLSKSEEYPDGLANSSGAVGRYFMDHLFAGSGGTLDTETRQNHVGFITSECHQFYDDPTRGTEGSAGGVPEWSGEKEEPKPDSIKLEFLNYAGPSPVEMALTGEEFGDDLLDTLREGYGNSIAMGGLVGQRPRKENRITLDSSTTDDHGNPVPEIHWRVDARTKSSLRRANEIQHRILDELGVDVSWTVGPESTGPAFHHMGTTRMGSNSEESVVNAQLRTHDLANLSVASSSVFRTSGALNPTLTIAALSLKMADHVDERL comes from the coding sequence ATGACGGACCGAACGCCTTCCGAAGGCGCAGACGTGTGCATCGTCGGCGCTGGCCCGGCGGGCGCGCTCGCGGCCCACCGCCTCGCCGAGGAGGGCCACGACGTGGTGATTCTAGAAGCCGGGGAACGCTTCGACTTCGAGGACCGACAACGCCGGATGGAACGCGCGATTCGCCCGGCCCACGGCCCGCTGTCGGTCTGGGAGATGGGCGGGGAACGCGACCGGTTCTCGTCGGCGGGCGAGTGGTTCTACCCGCTGAACGCCGCCCGCGTCAAGGGCGTCGGGGGGACGACGCTCCACTGGCAGGGGATGGTGATGCGCTTTCACGAGGAGGACTTCGCGTCGTGGCCCATCGACTACGACGACCTCCGGCCCTACTACGCCGAGGCCGAGCGAGCCTTGGGGGTCGCTGGCGCGGCCGACAACCCCTACGCGCCGCCCCGCGACGAGCCGTATCCCCTCCCGGCCTTTCCGCCCTCCTACAGCGACTCCATCTTCGCGGAGGCCTGCGAACGACTCGGCGTCACGATGCACTCGGTGCCCAACGCGCGCAACTCGGAGGGCTACGACGACCGGAGCGCGTGCGTCGGCTACGGCACCTGCAAGCCGGTCTGTCCCTCCGGCGCGAAGTACTCCGCGGACCACCACGTCGAGAAGGCCGAGGAGTCCGGCGTCCGCGTCGTCACCCGCGCGCCGGTCCAACGTCTCGAACACGACGACGCGGGCGAGCGCGTCACCGCGGCGGTCTACGCCACGCCCGACGGCGAGACCCACCGACAGGCGGCCCGCGAGTTCGTCCTCGCGGCGGGCGGCGTCGAGATTCCGCGCCTCCTGCTCCTGTCGAAGTCCGAGGAGTACCCCGACGGACTGGCGAACTCCTCGGGCGCGGTCGGCCGGTACTTCATGGACCACCTGTTCGCGGGGTCCGGCGGCACGCTCGACACGGAAACGCGCCAGAACCACGTCGGATTCATCACCAGCGAGTGCCACCAGTTCTACGACGACCCGACGCGCGGGACCGAGGGGAGCGCGGGCGGCGTGCCCGAGTGGTCGGGAGAAAAGGAGGAACCGAAGCCAGACAGCATCAAACTGGAGTTCCTGAACTACGCCGGACCCTCGCCGGTCGAGATGGCGCTCACCGGCGAGGAGTTCGGCGACGACCTCCTCGACACCCTGCGCGAGGGCTACGGCAACTCCATCGCGATGGGCGGACTGGTCGGCCAGCGCCCCCGGAAGGAGAACCGGATTACACTGGACTCCTCCACGACCGACGACCACGGGAATCCGGTGCCCGAGATTCACTGGCGCGTGGACGCCCGGACGAAATCGTCGCTCCGGCGCGCCAACGAGATTCAGCACCGGATTCTGGACGAGTTGGGCGTGGACGTGTCGTGGACCGTGGGACCGGAGAGTACGGGTCCGGCGTTTCACCACATGGGCACGACCCGGATGGGTTCGAATTCCGAGGAGAGCGTGGTGAACGCGCAACTGCGGACGCACGATTTGGCGAATTTGTCGGTGGCGTCTTCGAGCGTCTTCCGGACCAGCGGGGCGCTGAACCCGACGCTGACCATCGCGGCTTTATCTCTGAAGATGGCAGACCACGTGGATGAACGGTTGTGA
- a CDS encoding isopentenyl phosphate kinase: protein MAGRESGTTVVKLGGSVITDKDRPEALDGPALDRAADAIADALASGDVSDLVVVHGGGSFGHHHASDHGVSKTEGSGDAAAAVEIHGAMKTLNDFVLARLHDRDVPAVPVHPFSAASRDEAAELTVMTEQVETMLGEEFVPVLHGDVVAHAGEGVTILSGDEVVTAVAEGIDAERVGFCSTVPGVLDDEDDVIPEIRSYEEVVRFLGESDATDVTGGMAGKVRALLDLGAPATVFGPDALREFLAGEDPGTRIDG, encoded by the coding sequence ATGGCGGGACGCGAGTCCGGGACGACCGTCGTCAAACTCGGCGGGAGCGTAATTACGGACAAGGACCGACCGGAAGCACTCGACGGTCCCGCGCTGGACCGCGCGGCGGACGCCATCGCCGACGCGCTCGCGAGCGGCGACGTGTCGGACCTCGTGGTCGTCCACGGCGGCGGGAGCTTCGGCCACCACCACGCCAGCGACCACGGCGTCTCGAAGACCGAGGGGTCGGGCGACGCCGCCGCGGCGGTCGAGATTCACGGCGCGATGAAGACCCTGAACGACTTCGTGCTGGCGCGCCTCCACGACCGCGACGTGCCCGCGGTGCCGGTCCACCCCTTCTCGGCGGCCTCGCGGGACGAGGCGGCCGAACTCACCGTCATGACAGAGCAAGTCGAGACCATGCTCGGCGAGGAGTTCGTCCCGGTCCTCCACGGCGACGTGGTGGCCCACGCGGGCGAGGGCGTGACCATCCTCTCGGGCGACGAGGTGGTCACGGCCGTCGCCGAGGGCATCGACGCCGAGCGCGTGGGCTTCTGCTCGACCGTGCCGGGCGTGCTGGACGACGAAGACGACGTGATTCCGGAAATCCGGTCCTACGAGGAGGTCGTCCGATTCCTCGGCGAGAGCGACGCGACCGACGTGACCGGCGGGATGGCCGGGAAGGTCCGGGCCTTACTGGATCTCGGCGCGCCCGCGACCGTCTTCGGTCCCGACGCCCTCCGGGAGTTCCTCGCGGGCGAGGACCCCGGCACGCGAATCGACGGGTAG
- the mvk gene encoding mevalonate kinase, translating into MVVSSAPGKVYLFGEHAVVYGEPAVPCAIERRARVSVEARDDDRIRVHAEDLSLNGFTVEYSDGSDGGPDVDVTESLVQAGIGYIDAAVEQARDAAGRPEAGFDITVESEIPLGAGLGSSAAVTAAGIDAGTRELGVELSAKEVAERAYQAELEVQNGEASRADTFCSATGGAVRVEGDDCRAIEAPDLPFVIGFDGGAGDTGQLVAGVRALREEYEFAADTVESIGDIVRSGEEALAAGDVAELGELMNFNHGLLEALGVSSRSLDQMVWAARDAGAHGAKLTGAGGGGCIVALDPTDSTETALRYTPGCEDAFRAELDTDGVRVEEA; encoded by the coding sequence ATGGTCGTTTCGAGCGCTCCGGGCAAGGTCTACCTGTTCGGAGAACACGCGGTCGTCTACGGCGAACCGGCGGTCCCCTGCGCCATCGAGCGCCGAGCGCGGGTCTCCGTCGAAGCGCGCGACGACGACCGCATCCGAGTCCACGCCGAGGACCTGAGTCTCAACGGGTTCACGGTCGAGTACAGCGACGGCAGCGACGGCGGCCCCGACGTGGACGTGACCGAGTCGCTGGTGCAGGCCGGAATCGGGTACATCGACGCCGCGGTCGAGCAGGCGCGCGACGCCGCGGGCCGCCCCGAGGCCGGTTTCGACATCACCGTCGAGAGCGAGATTCCCCTCGGCGCGGGACTGGGTTCGTCGGCCGCGGTCACGGCCGCGGGCATCGACGCCGGGACCCGCGAGTTGGGCGTCGAACTCTCGGCAAAAGAGGTCGCCGAGCGGGCCTATCAGGCGGAACTGGAGGTCCAGAACGGCGAGGCGTCGCGCGCGGACACCTTCTGCTCGGCGACGGGCGGCGCGGTCCGCGTCGAGGGCGACGACTGCCGGGCCATCGAGGCCCCGGACCTGCCGTTCGTCATCGGGTTCGACGGCGGCGCGGGCGACACCGGACAGCTCGTGGCGGGCGTCCGGGCGCTCCGCGAGGAGTACGAGTTCGCGGCGGATACCGTCGAGAGCATCGGCGACATCGTGCGCTCGGGCGAGGAGGCCCTCGCCGCGGGCGACGTGGCGGAGTTGGGCGAACTGATGAACTTCAACCACGGCCTGCTGGAGGCCCTCGGGGTCTCCTCGCGGTCGCTCGACCAGATGGTCTGGGCCGCGAGGGACGCGGGCGCTCACGGTGCCAAGCTGACCGGCGCGGGCGGCGGCGGCTGTATCGTCGCGCTCGATCCGACTGACAGCACCGAGACCGCGCTCCGGTACACGCCCGGTTGCGAGGACGCCTTCCGGGCGGAACTGGACACCGACGGCGTTCGCGTGGAGGAGGCCTGA
- a CDS encoding prolyl oligopeptidase family serine peptidase: protein MSDPPESERREVVEELHGEEIRDPYRWLEEDTDEVRAWVERQNDYADDHLRGPVRDDLAPRFEARAEVRAYGVVTPRERGYFQRVEAADEDHPKLCFRPDLDAEPTVLADPNEWPETDSLDWFVPSPDGARVAYGRAEGGREQYDVVLLDAETGETVEVVRNCGRTGPDGFAWTDEGFYYVTTGSADDGTQLDKQIRYHEVAGEGTGDSGGETPESDADSDPVLTDDVGEHVWPQLGYTDGTLVVAYHEGWTHSDVYRWERDDSAPDEGELVRLVAETDASFRFAVADGTAYFRTDYDAPNSRLLACDADSSAADPDDLAEVVPECEETLTDFAVAGDALVVHRQRDASSSLSVYDRDQRPTEDSAAVHRHDVSLPDHAAVSRGGLTGNPDAPEFCFHAQTFDRPPWVALGRTDTAETTVVSERDPEADFGSRLDSTPESGTDSESAGDSGLDLVVEQQFFESADGTEVPAFVVHREGLERDGDNPTVLYGYGGFRLSLTPSYDRFRVPFLEDGGVYVQANLRGGTEYGEEWHRAGTHERKQNVFDDFYAVAEGLIDREYTRPERLAAMGRSNGGLLVGAAITQRPDLFGAASCGVPLLDMLRFHEFLLGESWTNEYGSPDDPDDFRYLREYSPYHNVSERAYPAVYFETAAGDTRVHPGHARKMTARMQAANTGENPVLLRTETDTGHGAGKSTSMVVAEQLDRWAFLYEQLGVATDANASDESNGNSE, encoded by the coding sequence ATGTCCGACCCGCCCGAGAGCGAGCGCCGCGAAGTCGTCGAGGAGCTACACGGCGAGGAGATACGCGACCCCTACCGCTGGCTGGAAGAGGACACTGATGAGGTCCGGGCGTGGGTCGAGCGCCAGAACGACTACGCCGACGACCACCTCCGGGGGCCGGTCCGCGACGACCTCGCGCCGCGGTTCGAGGCCCGCGCCGAAGTCCGAGCGTACGGCGTCGTCACGCCCCGCGAGCGAGGGTATTTCCAACGCGTCGAGGCCGCCGACGAGGACCACCCGAAGCTCTGTTTCCGACCCGATTTGGACGCCGAGCCGACCGTCCTCGCGGACCCGAACGAGTGGCCCGAGACCGACTCGCTGGACTGGTTCGTGCCCTCCCCCGACGGTGCGCGAGTCGCCTACGGACGGGCCGAGGGCGGTCGAGAGCAGTACGACGTGGTTCTCCTCGACGCCGAAACCGGCGAGACCGTGGAAGTCGTCCGCAACTGCGGCCGGACCGGACCCGACGGGTTCGCGTGGACCGACGAGGGATTCTACTACGTGACTACCGGGTCCGCCGACGATGGCACCCAGTTGGACAAGCAGATTCGGTACCACGAGGTCGCGGGCGAGGGGACCGGTGATAGCGGCGGGGAGACTCCCGAGTCCGACGCCGACTCGGACCCGGTTCTGACCGACGACGTGGGCGAACACGTCTGGCCGCAACTCGGCTACACCGACGGGACGCTCGTCGTCGCCTACCACGAGGGCTGGACGCACTCGGACGTGTACCGTTGGGAGCGCGACGACTCGGCCCCCGACGAGGGCGAGTTAGTCCGACTCGTCGCCGAGACCGACGCGTCGTTCCGGTTTGCGGTCGCCGACGGGACGGCGTACTTCCGGACGGACTACGACGCCCCGAACTCGCGGCTCCTCGCCTGCGACGCGGACTCGTCGGCGGCCGACCCCGACGACCTCGCCGAAGTCGTCCCCGAGTGCGAGGAGACCCTGACCGACTTCGCCGTCGCGGGCGACGCGCTGGTCGTCCATCGACAGCGCGACGCCTCGTCGTCGCTGTCGGTCTACGACCGCGACCAGCGGCCGACCGAGGACTCCGCGGCGGTCCACCGACACGACGTTTCCCTGCCGGACCACGCCGCGGTCAGCCGCGGCGGCTTGACCGGGAATCCCGACGCGCCAGAGTTCTGTTTCCACGCCCAGACGTTCGACCGCCCGCCGTGGGTCGCTCTCGGCCGGACCGACACCGCCGAGACGACGGTCGTGAGCGAGCGCGACCCCGAAGCGGACTTCGGTTCCCGCCTCGACTCGACCCCCGAGTCCGGGACCGACTCGGAGTCGGCGGGCGACTCGGGTCTCGACCTCGTGGTCGAACAGCAGTTCTTCGAGTCGGCGGACGGCACCGAGGTTCCGGCGTTCGTCGTCCACCGCGAGGGCCTCGAACGCGACGGCGACAACCCGACGGTCCTCTACGGCTACGGCGGGTTCCGCCTCAGCCTCACGCCGAGTTACGACCGGTTTCGCGTCCCCTTCCTCGAAGACGGCGGCGTCTACGTGCAGGCGAACCTCCGAGGAGGCACGGAGTACGGCGAGGAGTGGCACCGCGCCGGAACGCACGAGCGCAAGCAGAACGTCTTCGACGACTTCTACGCGGTCGCCGAGGGGTTGATAGACCGGGAGTACACCCGCCCCGAACGACTCGCCGCGATGGGCCGGTCGAACGGCGGCCTGCTGGTCGGTGCGGCGATTACCCAGCGCCCGGACCTCTTCGGCGCGGCGTCCTGCGGGGTCCCGCTTCTGGACATGCTCCGATTCCACGAGTTCCTGCTCGGCGAGTCGTGGACCAACGAGTACGGGTCGCCCGACGACCCCGACGACTTTCGGTACCTCCGGGAGTACTCGCCGTACCACAACGTCTCCGAGCGCGCGTATCCGGCCGTCTACTTCGAGACCGCCGCGGGCGACACTCGCGTCCACCCCGGTCACGCCCGGAAGATGACCGCCCGGATGCAGGCCGCGAACACGGGCGAGAACCCGGTTCTCCTCCGGACCGAGACCGACACGGGCCACGGCGCTGGCAAGTCCACCTCGATGGTGGTCGCCGAGCAACTGGACCGCTGGGCGTTCCTCTACGAGCAGTTAGGCGTGGCGACGGACGCGAACGCGAGCGACGAATCGAACGGGAACAGCGAATAG
- a CDS encoding alpha/beta fold hydrolase, whose translation MKLRKLAAGVAGGLGAAALGNRLLSWKTGELDPALEGEQGTYRWRGFDVAYTEAGDPDDPDVLLLHGVHAAASNKEFDQIFDKLAKTHHVIAPDLPGFGRSDRPPLTYSAALYTAFVTDFAEDMTDDAACVATSLSGAYATLAQHQSSPFTRLVLVAPTGDTGPRRTWLRSLFRSPLVGQGLFNLLTSKRSLHFFDNREAYSTEASYTERDVDYQWETAHQPGARFAPASFVSGYLDPDVDLGDELARLDIPVTIVWGRDATVSPLEEGEELAERADAKLVVFDEAKLLPHAEHPGPFLEVLLDELTEEQRETGSSVTTQ comes from the coding sequence ATGAAGCTACGAAAGCTCGCGGCCGGAGTCGCCGGTGGCCTCGGAGCCGCCGCGCTCGGCAACAGACTGCTCTCGTGGAAAACGGGCGAGTTAGACCCCGCCTTGGAGGGCGAACAGGGCACCTACCGCTGGCGGGGCTTCGACGTGGCCTACACCGAGGCTGGCGACCCCGACGACCCCGACGTACTCCTCTTGCACGGGGTCCACGCCGCCGCCTCGAACAAGGAGTTCGACCAGATTTTCGACAAACTCGCCAAGACCCACCACGTAATCGCGCCCGACCTGCCGGGCTTCGGGCGCTCGGACCGCCCGCCGCTGACCTACTCCGCGGCGCTCTACACCGCCTTCGTCACGGACTTCGCGGAGGACATGACCGACGACGCGGCCTGCGTCGCCACCTCGCTGTCGGGGGCCTACGCGACGCTGGCCCAACACCAGTCGAGTCCGTTCACGCGCCTCGTGTTGGTCGCGCCGACCGGCGACACCGGCCCGCGCCGGACGTGGCTCCGGTCGCTGTTCCGGTCGCCGCTGGTCGGGCAAGGGCTGTTCAACCTCCTCACGAGCAAGCGGTCGCTGCACTTCTTCGACAATCGGGAGGCGTACTCGACGGAGGCGTCCTACACCGAGCGGGACGTGGACTACCAGTGGGAGACCGCCCACCAACCCGGCGCGCGATTCGCGCCCGCTTCGTTCGTCTCGGGCTACCTCGACCCCGACGTTGACCTCGGGGACGAACTCGCGCGACTCGACATCCCCGTCACCATCGTCTGGGGCCGCGACGCGACGGTCTCGCCGCTGGAGGAGGGCGAGGAGCTAGCCGAGCGAGCGGACGCGAAACTCGTCGTGTTCGACGAGGCGAAACTCCTGCCCCACGCCGAGCATCCCGGTCCGTTCCTCGAAGTCCTGCTGGACGAACTGACTGAAGAACAACGCGAGACCGGAAGTAGCGTCACGACGCAGTAG
- a CDS encoding Zn-ribbon domain-containing OB-fold protein — protein sequence MSDQTGEDERVRDEGYDDLLDAIESGEGYYLECPEGHGSLPPRRVCPHCGATDLEEVALPETGDIETYTEVHVPAPSFADDAPYVTAVADFGGVRLTGQLRGSEAEEIEVGTAVAVGVGESATTDERVLVFRPA from the coding sequence ATGAGCGACCAGACTGGCGAGGACGAGCGCGTCCGCGACGAGGGGTACGACGACCTGCTGGACGCCATCGAGTCGGGCGAGGGCTACTATCTCGAATGCCCGGAGGGTCACGGCTCGCTCCCGCCCCGACGGGTCTGTCCCCACTGCGGCGCGACGGACCTCGAAGAAGTCGCGCTCCCCGAAACCGGCGACATCGAGACGTACACCGAGGTCCACGTCCCCGCGCCCTCGTTTGCCGACGACGCGCCCTACGTGACGGCGGTCGCGGACTTCGGCGGCGTTCGGCTGACGGGGCAACTTCGCGGTAGCGAGGCCGAAGAAATCGAGGTCGGCACCGCGGTCGCGGTCGGCGTCGGCGAGAGCGCGACGACCGACGAGCGCGTGCTGGTGTTCCGACCCGCCTGA
- a CDS encoding thiolase C-terminal domain-containing protein, translated as MTGVRVAGVGLTHFGSHPERTGRDLFAEASERAFADAGVDRTDVAQLNYGNFMGELSEHQGHQGPLMAEAAGLTAPATRYESACASSGVAVREAVKDVRNGEADVVLVGGAERMNNLGTTGTTEALAIAADDLYEVRAGMTFPAAYALMARAYFEQYGGSKEDLAEIAVKNHDNALENEFAQFQKSISVEQALDAPTIADPLGLYDACPITDGASAAVLVSDEYADEHDLDAPVAITGTGQGGDKMALQDRRYLARTPAAEYAAAEAYDDAGVGPQDVSVAEVHDCFTIAEVLAIEALDFYAPGEGIGAAARGETTRDGDRPVNLSGGLKAKGHPVGATGGSQIVEMTRLLRGDHPNSDAVPGDIGVTHNAGGTVASTTVHVLEVDE; from the coding sequence ATGACAGGCGTACGAGTCGCAGGGGTCGGACTCACCCACTTCGGGTCACACCCCGAGCGAACCGGCCGGGATCTCTTCGCCGAGGCGAGCGAGCGCGCGTTCGCCGACGCGGGCGTGGACCGGACCGACGTGGCGCAGTTGAACTACGGCAACTTCATGGGCGAACTGAGCGAGCATCAGGGCCACCAAGGCCCGCTGATGGCCGAGGCCGCTGGCCTGACCGCTCCGGCGACCCGCTACGAGAGCGCGTGTGCCTCCTCGGGCGTCGCGGTCCGCGAGGCCGTCAAAGACGTGCGAAACGGCGAGGCCGACGTGGTGCTGGTCGGCGGGGCCGAGCGGATGAACAACCTCGGCACCACGGGCACGACCGAAGCCCTCGCCATCGCGGCCGACGACCTCTACGAGGTCCGGGCGGGGATGACCTTCCCGGCGGCCTACGCGCTGATGGCCCGCGCGTACTTCGAGCAGTACGGCGGCAGTAAGGAGGACCTCGCGGAAATCGCGGTGAAGAACCACGACAACGCCCTCGAAAACGAGTTCGCCCAGTTCCAGAAGTCCATCTCGGTCGAGCAGGCCCTCGACGCGCCGACCATCGCCGACCCGCTCGGCCTCTACGACGCCTGCCCCATCACCGACGGGGCGAGCGCCGCGGTCCTCGTCAGCGACGAGTACGCCGACGAACACGACCTCGACGCGCCCGTCGCCATCACCGGCACGGGACAGGGCGGCGACAAGATGGCGTTGCAGGACCGGCGCTATCTCGCCCGGACCCCTGCCGCCGAGTACGCCGCCGCAGAGGCCTACGACGACGCCGGAGTCGGCCCGCAGGACGTGTCGGTCGCCGAGGTCCACGACTGTTTCACCATCGCGGAAGTCCTCGCCATCGAGGCGCTGGACTTCTACGCGCCGGGCGAGGGCATCGGCGCGGCGGCCCGCGGCGAGACGACCCGCGACGGCGACCGGCCGGTGAACCTCTCGGGCGGCCTCAAGGCCAAGGGCCACCCGGTCGGCGCGACCGGCGGGAGCCAAATCGTCGAGATGACCCGACTGCTCCGAGGAGACCACCCCAACAGCGACGCCGTGCCCGGCGACATCGGCGTGACCCACAACGCGGGTGGCACGGTGGCGAGTACCACGGTTCACGTCTTGGAGGTGGACGAATGA